From the Salmo trutta chromosome 25, fSalTru1.1, whole genome shotgun sequence genome, the window GTCTGGTATCTGTCCCAGGCCCTGATCCCTCTGCTGCCTGGCTGCCTGTCCAGTCTGTTACATGACTGTTTGATTTGACCACTAATCCGTAATCCTCCAACCAAAACCATTCTCCTGAACAGGACCCGGATGTGAGGCGTTTGGTTTGATCCCCACTTTCCATTCTACCATGTCTGTGTGTTGCATCTACACCATATGTCCAAACGTCATTGTAACTAGGAGACCAGGACTGTTGATTTATCAGACTCTCTTTCTCAGGAGGCTGTGGTGTTTTTctgtctcagcctctctctcttccacacacAATCCAATAACCATTTTTTTTCCCAAAAATGCATGAGTCTGGCTAGAAAAGGGATATTGCCAAGATATGGTTGTTAGTCTTGTGTTTTAGACTTGTTATTTACTCCCTGTCTGTCATTCTCCTCTTCTTTATTCCCTTTACACAGCACGATGGGAAGCCCTTCTGCCACAAACCATGCTATGCTGCCCTCTTCGGACCAAAAGGTGCAGTACACTTGTATGTCTGTCCAAAGCCCAGTGGTTAAAACGATCTGAAGATCTTCAAACTGACTTCCTGATAACCTCCAGTTTGATTGTACTGTTTAGAAACACAGTGTTGTGTAGTAAGCAGATGGGCTGAACCACAGCCATATGTTATGATTGTTAAATGTTTCTAAtatgaaataatatatatatatatatatatatatatatatatatatatatatatatatatatatatatatatatataacctatGACCTCTGTAGGTGTAAACATCGGTGGAGCAGGGTCCTATGTGTATGAAGCCCCCCTCAACAATAGCCCGACCCCTACTGATGTGGACGCCCCCCCCAAGCCTGAGAAGGCGGCGTTGGCACCCAGGGCTCCTGTCAAAGGTACATGCTACGTGTGCGCGTTCTTTCGCGCATGTTTACATGTGTCCACGTGCGTAAGTGTTGACGTGGGAAAAGATGTGAAATAGTGGAAGTAGCTGCCGAAGGAGCTGACTTTGTTAAAAAGGATTAGCAGACTCTGTGTTGTCTTCCTGCTGACTCAAGCCCTTCTATACAGGCCCTTCTATACAGGCCCTTCTATACAGGCCCTTCTATACAGGCCCTTCTATACAGGCCCTTCTATACAGGCCCTTCTATACAGGCCCTTCTATACAGGCCCTCCTATACAGGCTCTACTATACAGGCCCTACTATACAGGCCCTACTATACAGGCCCTACTATACAGGCCCTACTATACAGGCCCTACTATACAGGCCCTACTATACAGGGCCTTCTATACAGGCCCTTCTATACAGGCCCTACTATACAGGCCCTTCTATACAGGCCCTTCTATACAGGTCCTTCAATACAGGCCTTTCTATACAGGCCTTTCTATACAGGCCCTTCTATACAGGCCCTTCTATACAGGCCCTACTATACAGGCCCTACTATACAGGCCCTACTATACAGGCCCTACTATACAGGCCCTACTATACAGGCCCTTCTATACAGGCTCTACTATACAGGCCCTACTATACAGGCCCTACTATACAGGCCCTACTATACAGGCTGGCACATAACAGGCTAACACCTTTATCCTAAAGGAGTAGCAGACCCTTGTTGTCATCCTGTGATTAGAGCCCTACTATACAGGTCAGACTCACACCAAGGGTAAAGGTTAAAACCAGGCTCACTCCAGTGGAAAGGCTAACACCAGGCAGACACCAGGCTCACTCCAGGGGAAAGGCGAAAACCAGGCTAACACCAGGCTAACACTAGGCTCACTCCAGGGGAAAGGCTAACACCAGGCTAACACCAGGCTCAGTCCAGGGGAAAGGCTAACACCAGGCTCAGTCCAGGGGAAAGGCTAACACCAGGCTAACACCAGGCTAACACTAGGTTCAGTCCAGGGGAAAGGCTAACACCAGGCTCAGTCCAGGGGAAAGGCTAACACCAGGCTCAGTCCAGGGGAAAGGCTAACACCAGGCTCAGTCCAGGGGAAAGGCTAACACCAGGCTAACACCAGGCTAACACTAGGTTCAGTCCAGGGGAAAGGCTAACACCAGGCTCAGTCCAGGGGAAAGGCTAACACCAGGCTAACACCAGGCTCAGTCCAGGGGAAAGGCTAACACCAGGCTCAGTCCAGGGGAAAGGCTAACACCAGGCTAACACCAGGCTCAGTCCAGGGGAAAGGCTAACACCAGGCTCAGTCCAGGGGAAAGGCTAACACCAGGCTAACACCAGGCTAACACTAGGTTCAGTCCAGGGGAAAGGCTAACACCAGGCTCAGTCCAGGGGAAAGGCTAACACCAGGCTCAGTCCAGGGGAAAGGCTAACACCAGGCTAACACCAGGCTCAGTCCAGGGGAAAGGCTAACACCAGGCTAACACCAGGCTCAGTCCAGGGGAAAGGCTAACACCAGGCTCAGTCCAGGGGAAAGGCTAACACCAGGCTCAGTCCAGGGGAAAGGCTAACACCAGGCTAACACCAGGCTAACACTAGGCTCAGTCCAGGGGAAAGGCTAACACCAGGCTCAGTCCAGGGACGGTCACAGGGTAGTTTATTTAGCTGTTCACGCTGGGTTTTTGCATCGTTGCAGGCCATAGGCcatactactgtgtgtgtgtgtatgtgtgtgtgtgtgtgtgtgtgtgtgtgtgtgtgtgtgtgtgtgtgtgtgtgtgtgtgtgtgtgtgcagcttcCAGCATCACTACCTTCTCTGGTGAGGCCAACCTGTGTCCCAGGTGTAACAAGAAGGTCTACTTTGGTAAGTAGCCATTATATTACATAATATGAAGTACCTATCACACAGGGTGAGAATTATCTGTTGTGCAGTTGCCATGGTATCGTGTGCTCCTGTCTGTCATTCCTTTGAATTAAGTTTGAAACATATCCGAGGCACCTGCTGAAACAACCCTGAGATGAATGCATCTCATTTCTAaggtgtgcgcgcgtgtgtgcgcgtgtgtgtgtgcgcgtgtgtgtgtgtgcgcgcgcgtgtgtgtgcgcgtgtgtgtgtgcgcgtgtgtgtgtgcgcgtgtgcgtgtgcgcgtgtgtgtgtgtgcgcgcgcgtgtgtgcgcgcgtgtgtgtgtgtgcgcgtgtgtgtgtgtgtgtgtgcgcgcgtgtgtgtgtgacagctgaGAAGGTGACTTCCCTGGGGAAGGACTGGCATCGGCCCTGTCTCCGTTGTGAGAGGTGCAGCAAGACCCTGGCCGCCGGCAGCCATgcagaggtaggagagagagagagagggatggataggaTGGGAGGTGATGGAGAAAGAAGGGATGAGGATGGGGTGAAAGGGGTGTTTAAACAGGAAGGGGCCAGCTATTCAAAGACAATCACAGTGTTCAAAGGAGTTGGCCTGAACATGGCCCTGACTGCacagaatcactgatctacaaataactCCTAAATAACTAGTCATTATTAATATCAGGGAATCTACACAACACCTTGTTAAGGCTGGTCTTCTTGAATGCACCTAAATAGGATTGAATcttcaacctttcggttactagtccaaccctctaaccactaggctacctgccgccccgataaATGTGTTCTAATATGGATATTCTCAATGAATGCATGGTATGGTTACATTTTCATGTGTATGTTTAATATTTGTTTTTCAGCATGATGGCCAGCCATACTGCCACAAGCCATGCTATGCTTGTCTCTTTGGACCCAAAGGTAGGCGCGTCGCTTGTCTTCTTTATTCAACCACCTGGTGGTGCTGTTGTCTGACCTATGTATTAGCTGTACTCTAACAGTAGTCTATGCAGTGTAGAATTGCTTTTTAAAGAACCCGTTCATATTGCTCTTCCGACACAAAAGTGATGCAACTTACTCAGACTGTTTCAAAGCCACCAACTGAAAATAAATTATTTGTTATACTGCAATACATTTTCCGCATGTGATCCTGCCTAGACgtctgaaaatgtatgcactcactactggtAGTCCCTCTGAATAAGAtcgcctgctaaatgactgaaatgtaaaatgtgttcTTGTCTCTCCAGGGGTGAACACTGGTGGTGTAGGCAGCTACATCTACGAGAAGGATGTCAGCACAGAGGCCCAACCCTGAGCTGCTGCTGTCTGCCCCGTCCAGTCCCCAGTCCAGACCAACCTGACCTCTCCAATACTACCACCACAATCCAACACAGTGTTATTATCACTAGACTCGCCTCTATAGCTCATTCTATAAGCAGCCCAGAGACCTGAGACCCTGCCACTAGCCTCTATTTCCTCCCCTTCAACCCCTGAACCCTGTACCACCTGGCTATGCCCACCTCAGCCTCCTAGCACAGCAACCTtctaaattacattttatttacacgtaattaaaaaatatatatatttcttgaaATCAATTTAACCCTGAGTGGGTCCATAGTAAAAACAAAAGCCCCACATTAATGTATGTGAATGCATTCTCTCTCCCCACTAAAGCATAAGGGCCAAGAAGTCCATTCTTCACTTTTATGAGTTCATGATCAGTTTATGTCATGTTTATGTATATTTACGAGCGTTGATATATACGTATTACAACCCCACATAAAATTGTACTTTAAGAACTGccataaaacatattttaattttatttctcTTTAAGTACCCTTAACGAGACAGTTCAGCGTAGATCCGTTGAGGGGGAGTTTAGAGACCAGGTGAAAAGTTTAAAATAATCCCTTTCTGTAAACATAACACATTTTAGTCTTTCCTCAGAGTAGTGATACATGGTGTTTTAAAGGAAGGTGCTGCGTTGTCACGGTAACATGATGACAGGGCAGGGGTAGGGATCTATCTCacctgggagagagggagtagtcTGGCTGCAGGTGCAGATGATGCTGATCAGGACAGGAGCACTACTTCAACCATTCATCTTAACAGCAGGAATGTAAAGACCCAGATTTATACTGTTTTGGCCATCCAACTCCATTCCTGATCAAATGGATGATATTAAAAAGTCTGTGGGGTTTAAGTTTCAGACAGATATGTTAAGATATGTTATTTTAGGGTGGTGGGTTTTTGAGGGTAGCCTGGTTCCCGATTCCTGTTTTTCCAATGGATACCATAGGAGTTTGCAATACAGAACAAACACATCTGGAcccaggctgttctgagggtccTGTTACTGGTTTGGCAGGGTAaattgtgtatatacagtactgtatagagTTCAGGCATGGAATCCTTTTAAATTGGTTTGATTGACACAGGATGTATTTATTGATTGGTTAAGAATAATAATATACCAGTAAAATTGCATAAGGAAATTGCATTGTACTACAGCTACCCCTATGGGACAAATTAAGGAAAGAAGATGAGGCAACATAAGCTGTACAGTGACGAAACATAAACTTGTAGAATATAGACCATCCAAAAGCTGAACAATTCTATATGGTCAAAATGTTAGTGTATTGAGGAACCCTGATGTATTCCTCACTGACATTACTATGAGCTGAAGTATTATAGTTGGAAGTAGCCTATAGAACCTTTGTGTGTCTGAAATAGCAccttgttccctatatagtggcctGGTCAAAAGGATTCAACTACAGGGAATAGGGTCTGATTTTGGACACACACAGAGTAACTGGCAGACACTGCAGACAAAGCATTCTGTTAGAATGTGCcttagtattatatatataatatgactGTTATTGATTATGATGATCAGTTGTTATCTGTTTTGTGTAGTAAGGCTTTAAAACACTTCAGGACTCGCTGTTTGTGAAGAAAATGGCTACACTTCTTCAGTCCTGTTGCTTCCGTCTTTTGAACCCACAAATTAAAATTTTTATCTATACTTTTGATCTGATCTCCTGTGGTTTGACCTGTGTGTGAGCCATTCTATATACATATTTacattatgtatgtttgtatgtgtgtgtgtatgtatgtgtatatatatgtgtatatatatatatgtgtgtgtgtatatatataatgtgtgtatgtgtgtgtgtatatatatatatatatatatgtgtgtgtatatatgtatgtatatatatatatatataatgtatgtatatatatgtgtgtgtgtgtgtgtgtatatatatatatataatgtatatatgtatgtatgtatgtgtatatatatgtgtgtgcatgGCTGTGGTTTGTCCCAGGCTGACCTCATAAAACCCATGTGGTTTTCTCTACAATAAACACATGTCATGGGATTGGTTCTCCTTCTACTGTTCACATAATCTGCATGTGTTTTAAACTACTATGTTCTGAGTCAAATACTTAAAGGCTATAAAGGCTTATGAACACACAGTAAACACTCAAAATGGGTACTTATGCAAAACGGTTATCAGTATTAACATGATAACTTGTTAATAGTTGTTTGCTTGCCTGTATCATGTAACCCAGAGCCGTAGATGACTGGTGTAAATTATGCAGTCAATACAACAGACCTTGTAGCTCACAGTCATAATAATGACCTTGGGCCGACCCCACCCTGTTGTCTGAGCTGAGCTCAACCCATCCTAACTCT encodes:
- the LOC115162028 gene encoding cysteine-rich protein 2; the encoded protein is MASKCPKCDKTVYFAEKVSSLGKDWHKFCLKCGRCNKTLNAGGHAEHDGKPFCHKPCYAALFGPKGVNIGGAGSYVYEAPLNNSPTPTDVDAPPKPEKAALAPRAPVKASSITTFSGEANLCPRCNKKVYFAEKVTSLGKDWHRPCLRCERCSKTLAAGSHAEHDGQPYCHKPCYACLFGPKGVNTGGVGSYIYEKDVSTEAQP